The DNA window GCGTCCTCGATGGCCCGCGGGATGTCGAGCAGGCCGATGCGGCCGTCCAGGAAGAGGGCGACCGCCTGCTCATTGGCGGCGTTGAACACGGCCGGTGCTGCCCCGCCGGTGCGTCCGGCCGCCATCCCGAGCCCCAGCGCCGGGAAGTCGTCGCCACGCACGCGCTCGAAGGTCAGCGGTCCGAGCTCGACGGGGTCGAACGGCGGTACCCCGGTGTCCGACACGCGATCCGGGTGCGTCAGCGCGTACAGGACCGGCAGCTCCATGCTCGGCACGCCCATCTGCGCGAGCACGCTCCCGTCCACGAACTCGACGAAGGAGTGCACGACGCTCTGCGGGTGCACCACGACCTCGATCCGCTCGTACGGGATCCCGAACAGGAAGTGCGCCTCGATCACCTCGAGCGCCTTGTTGGCGAGCGTCGCGCTGTCGACGGTGATCTTGCGCCCCATGCTCCACGTCGGGTGCTGCAGCGCGTCCGCGAGCGTCGCGCGCTCCAGCCGCTCGCGACTCCACGTGCGGAACGGCCCGCCCGACGCGGTGAGGACGAGTCGCCGCACCTCGTGCTGCGGCCGCCCCGCGATGCACTGCAGGATGGCCGAGTGCTCGCTGTCGACGGGCACCAGCTCGCCGCCGCCCGTGCGGGCCGTCGCGTTCACGAGCTCGCCCGCCACGACGAGCGTCTCCTTGTTCGCCAGCGCGACGCGCTTGCCCGCGCTCAGCGCGGCGAGCGTGGCATCCAGCCCGGCCGCGCCGACGACCGAGTTGAGCACGATGTCGGCGTCGGCCCGCGTCGCCGCCTCGACGAGGCAGTCGGTGCCGCAGCCCCACCCCGCGGCCGCACCGACCGAGCCGCCGCCGTTGCCGACGAGCCCCACGTAGCCGGGCGCGAAGCGCGCGGCCTGCTCGGCCAGGAGCGCGGCGTTGCGGTGCGCGGTGAGCGCGACGACGCGGAAGCGGCTCGCCTGGCGCTCCAGCACGCGCAGCGCCGTCGTGCCGATCGAGCCGGTGCTGCCGAGGATCGCGACGCCGCGCGGCGCGCCGTCCGTCATCCGCCGTACGCGGGCAGCAGCAGCGCGCGCAGCAGCAGGTAGCTCACCGGCAGCACGAACAGCAGCGAGTCGACGCGATCGAGCACGCCGCCGTGGCCGGGGATCAGCTGCGACGAGTCCTTCACGCCGGCGTCGCGCTTGAGCAGCGACTCGACCAGATCGCCGAGCTGCGCGACCACGCTGATGACGACGCCGAACAGCAGCGCGCGTCCCGGCGCGAAGCCGAGCTGCGCCACGGGACGCAGCACGTACGGCGCGTACGCCGCGGCGAGCGCCGCGGACGCGATGACGCCGCCGACCGCGCCCGAGATCGTCTTGCCGGGGCTGACCGCCGGGATCAGCTTCGGCCCCTTGAACGTCCGCCCCGCGACGTAGGCGCCGATGTCGCTCGCCCACGTGCAGAGCACGGGGAGCAGCAGCACCGCCGCGCCCGCCGCGCGCCCGACCGTCCAGTCGAAGTAGCGCAGCGCGTAGCCGTACGCCACCGGCACGCCGACGTACAGCACGCCCATCAGCGTCGTCGCGACGGCGAGCAGCGGCTTGCCCGTGACGCCGCGGCGCCAGATGGAGAGCGCGAGCAGCGCCAGCACGACCATCACGCCCGCGGTGGGCGTCGGCGTCGCGAGCCGCAGCACGTGCGCATGCACGACGAGCGGGATGATCGCCGACAGCGCGATGCCCGTGCGCGCGAACGGCGCGCCGCCCGCCTGGCGCGCCATGCGGTAGAACTCCCACGCGCCCGTGGCCGCGATGATCGCGAGCAGCGTCGCGAGCGCGGCATCGCCGTACCAGATGCAGGCGATGGCGATGGGCGCGCCGACGAGCGCGGAGGCGACCCGCTTGGCGAGCTCGCTCACGGGCGGGTGGCTGGCGTGACTGCGGACGCGCGCGTCAGGCCGACACCCGGCCGAAGCGGCGCTCGCGGCTCTGGTAGGCGACGATCGCCTCGAACAGCTCGCGGCGGCCGAAGTCCGGCCACAGCACGGGCGACATGAACAGCTCCGTGTACGCGATCTGCCAGAGCAGGAAGTTCGAGATGCGCAGCTCGCCCGACGTGCGGATCAGCAGGTCGGGATCGGGGCAGTCGGCCGTGTACAGGCGCGCGGCGATCGCCGCGTCGTCGATGTCGGACGGCGCGAGCACGCCCGCGGCCACGTCCTCGGCCAGCGCGCGCATCGCGCGCACGAGCTCCGCACGGCTGCCGTACGAGATGAAGAGGTTGAGCGTGAGCTTCTCGTTGGCCGCCGTCTCGCCGACGACGCGCTCCACCGCGCGCGCCGCGGCCGGCGTGAGCCGCGACAGGTCGCCGAGCACGCGCACGCGCACGCCCTGCTCGCGCAGCTCGCTCACCTCGCGCGCGATGTACTCCTCCAGCAGCGACATCAGCGCGCCCACCTCGGTGGCCGGCCGCTGCCAGTTCTCCTGCGAGAAGGCGAAGAGGCTGAGGTACTCGACGCCGGCCTGCAGCGCGCCCTCGACCACCTCGCGCACGGCCTTCATCCCCGAGCGGTGCCCGAGCGGACGCGGGAGCAGGCGCTCGCGCGCCCACCGCCCGTTGCCGTCCATGATGATGGCGACGTGGCGCGGGATCGCGCCGTGGACCCGCAGGCGCGCGAGCAGCTCGTCCGCGAGCGACTCGGGATGCACGGAGGAACGCGCGGCAGTCACCAGTCTCACACTTCCATGATCTCGGCTTCCTTCACCTTCAGGAGCGCCTCGATCTTCCCGATGTAGTCGTCGTGCAGCTTCTGCAGGTCCTTCTCGGCGTGCTTCTTGTCGTCCTCGCTGACGCCCTCGAGCTTCTTGATCTTGTCGCGGGCCTCGGTGCGCGCGTGGCGGATGGTCACGCGGCCCTCCTCGGCGAGCTTGTGGACGACCTTCACCAGCTCCTTGCGGCGCTGCTCGTTGAGCGACGGCAGCGGCACGCGGATCACGCCGCCCATGTTCGACGGCTCGACGCCCAGGTCGCTCTCGCGGATCGCCTTCTCGATCGCCTTCGCCTGGCCCTTGTCGAAGGGCGTGACGAGGAGCAGGCGCGGCTCCGGCGCCGTCACCGTGGCGACCTGGTTGAGCGACATCGACGAGCCGTACGCCTCCACGCGCACGGTGTCGAGCATGTTGGGGCTGGCCTTGCTGGCACGGATGGATCCGAACTCGCGCTTCGAGCTCTCGATCCCCTTGTCCATCGCCGTGCGGCTGTTCTGGAGGATGTCCTTGATCGTGGCCATCGTGGCGTTCGCGCTGAGGTGAGTCCGGTGCGGCGCAGGGGTCGGCCGGCGCGCGTGCCTCGCGCCGGCCCGATGGTCAGCTGACCAGGGTGCCCACCTTCTCGCCGCGCACGGCGCGGAGGACGGCCCCGGTCTCGTTGATGTTCAGGACGATCAGCGGCAGGCGGTTCTCCTTGCACAGCGTGATCGCCGTCTGGTCCATCACGCGCAGCTCCTCGAGCATGACGTCGCGGTAGCTGATCGTCTCGTAGAAGCGCGCGTTGGGGTCCTGCTTCGGGTCGGCCGAGTACACGCCGTCGACGCTGGTCGCCTTGATGATCACGTCGGCCTTGATCTGGATCGCGCGCAGCACGGCCGCCGTATCGGTCGAGAAGTACGGGTTGCCGGTGCCCGCCGCGAAGATCACGACGCGCCGAGTCTCGAGGTGCCGCACGGCCCGGCGCCGGATGTACGGCTCCGCCAGCTCCTCCATGCGGATCGCCGTCATCACGCGCGTGTCCATGCCGCGCTTCTCGAGCACGTCCTGCAGGGCGAGCGCGTTGATGACCGTGCCGAGCATTCCCATGTAGTCGGCGCCGACGCGGTCCATCCCCATGCGCGACAGCTGTGCCCCGCGCACGATGTTGCCGCCGCCGATGACGAGGCCCACCTCGGCCCCCGTCGCGACCACGTCCTCGACCTGCTGGGCGAAGAAGGTCAGGCGGTCGAAGTCGAAGCCGAAGCCGCGATCGCCCGCGAGCGCCTCCCCGGACAGCTTGAGGAGGACGCGGGGGTAGCGCAGCGTGTCGCTGCGCTGCCCGCCTTCCACGAGGGTCGAGGCCTCGCTCACTCCTGCCCGAGCTGGAAGCGCGCGAAGCGCTTCACGGTGATCGGGCCGCCCACCTTCTTCGCCGCGTCGGCGACGACCGAGGCGATCGACGTCTTGGGCTCGCGCACCCACATCTGGTGCAGCAGCGCGACGTCCTTGTAGTACGCCTCGACCTTACCCGTCACGATCTTGTCGATCATGTTCTCGGGCTTGCCGCTCTGGCGCACCTGGTCCACGAAGATGGCGCGCTCGCGCTCCACGACGTCGGCCGGCACGGTGTCCTTGTCGACGCCGAGCGGCGCCGCGGCGGCCACGTGCTCCGCCAGCGTCTTCGCGAGGTTGACGAGCTCCTCGCCCTTGTCGCCGTTCGCGGCCTCGACCTCGACCAGCACGCCGATCTTGCCGTTGAAGTGCACGTACGAGCCGACGACGCCGTTGGCCGCGTCGTAGCGCACCGCGCGGCGGACGCCGAGCGCCTCGCCCATGACCGCGGCCGACTCCTTCATCACGTCGTCGAGCGCCTTGCCGCCCTTCGACGCGACGGGCGCGGCGAGCAGCGTGGCGGCGTCGCCGGCGCCCGGCGTCGCCAGCGCGTGCTGCGCGACCGAGCGCGCGAGCGCCTGGAAGTCGGCGTTGCGCGAGACGAAGTCGGTCTCGCTGTTGACCTCGACCATCACGCCCGACGTCGCGTCCGGGGCGATCTCGATCATCACCGCGCCCTCGCTGGCCGTGCGGCCGGCGCGCTTCTCGGCCTTCGCGATGCCCTTCTTGCGAAGGTAGTCGACGGCGGCCTCCATGTTCCCCTGGTTCTCCTCCAGGGCCTTCTTGCAGTCCATCATGCCGGCGCCGGTCCGCTGGCGCAGCTCCTGGACGTCCTTCGCGGTGAACGTAGCAGTCATCGTGGGTCGTCTCTGGCGTGAGAACGCCGCCGGCGCGGGGCCGGCGGCGCATCCTAGTTTACAGCGGTCCGCAGGGCGAGACTACCGCCCGACCTGAGTCGGGGCGCGGATGCCCGCGCCCCGGCCCGGCCTCACTCGGCGGCGTCGTCCGCGCCCTCGTCGCCGGCGTCGGCGCCCTCGGCGCCCTCGGCACCGGCCTCACCCTCGGCGCCCGGCTTGCGGAGCGCGGCGATCGCCTCGGGACGCGCGCGGCGGCGTCGCGGACGGCGCTTGCGGTCACCCTCGCCGCCACGGCCACCCTCGGCGCGCTCGCTGCCGCGCTCGGACGAGTAGACCGTCGCCTCCTGCTCGTCCTCCTCCTGGCGCTGGGGCGCCGCCTGGCGCGCCTCGGCGACCGTGTCGGCGATCGCCTTGGCGATCAGCTCCACCGAGCGGATCGCGTCGTCGTTGCCGGCGATCGGGACGGTGATGAGGTCCGGGTCCGCGTTCGTGTCGACGATCGCGACGACCGGGATGCCGAGCTTGCGCGCCTCGTCGACGGCGATGTGCTCCTTCTTGGAGTCGACCACGAACATCAGGCCCGGCAGGCGGCCCATGTTCTTGATGCCCGAGAGGTTCTTCGAGAGCTTGTCGCGCTCACGGGACATCATGAGCTGCTCCTTCTTCGTGTAGTTCTCGAACTCGCCGCCCGCCTCGGAGCCCGCCTCGAGCTCCTTGAGCTTCTTGATCTGCTTCTTGACGGTCGAGAAGTTCGTCAGCAGGCCGCCGAGCCAGCGCTCGGTGATGTGGAAGGCGCCGGCGCGCTCCGCCTCGGCCTTCACGATCGACGCCAGCTGGCGCTTGGTGCACACGAAGAGGACCTGCTCGCCGCGCGCGACGACCTCGCGCACCAGCTTCTGCGCGAGCTCGAGCTGACGCAGGGTCTTCTGCAGGTCGATGATGTGGATCCCGTTGCGCTCGGCGAAGATGAACCGGCGCATCTTGGGGTTCCAGCGGCGCGTCTGGTGCCCGAAGTGGACACCGGCGGCCAGGAGCTGCTCGAGCATCTGCTGCTGCGACATCGTGGTGGGTGCTGGGAGGTTGGTATCGTCCGCCGTCGTCGTCGCGCCCGCCGACCAGGTCGTGGACCCGGCACCAGACGAGCGCTCGAACGGCGTGTGAGATGGCTGCGTGCTGCGTGAGGAATCCACGCAGCACGCAGCACGCAGCAGTCGGTCAGCGCTTCGAGAACTGGAAGCGCTTGCGGGCCTTCGGACGGCCCGGCTTCTTGCGCTCGACCGCGCGGGCGTCGCGCGTGAGCAGGCCGAGCTCACGGAGCTTCGGCTTGTGCGCCTCGTCCTGCTTGACGAGCGCGCGGGCGATGGCGAGGCGCAGCGCGCCGGCCTGGCCGGTGACGCCGCCACCGTTCAGGTTCGCCATCACGTCCCACTTGCCCAGGTTGTCCGTCGCCGAGAGCGGCAGCTGGATCGAGGAGACGAGCGTCGGGCGCGGGAAGTAGTCCCCCAGCGCGCGGCCGTTGATCTCCCACTTGCCCGAGCCGGGCTTCAGGTACACGCGGCAGACCGCTTCCTTGCGGCGGCCGATGGCGTGCAGGTTCGCGTCGGCCATGGGTTACTTCGCCTCGCCGTTGAAGGTCAGCGCGGTCGGCTGCTGCGCCGCGTGCGGGTGCTCGGTGCCGGGGAAGACGCGCAGCTTGCGGCGGATCTGCGTCCGCGCGAGCGTCGTCTTCGGCAGCATGCCGAACACGGCCTTCTCGATGACGCGCTCGGGGTGCTTCGCGATCATCGTGGCGAACGGCGTGAAGCGCTCGTGGCCCATGTAGCCGGTGTGGCGGAAGTACTGCTTCTGCTCCGCCTTGCGGCCGGTCACGCGCACCTTGCTGGCGTTGATCACGATGACGTGATCGCCGGTGTCCATGTGCGGCGTGAAGATCGGCTTGTGCTTGCCGCGGAGGATCTTGGCGACCTCCGAGGCGAGCCGGCCGAGGACCATGCCCTCGGCGTCGACGACGTACCAGCGCGGCTCGATGTCCGCGGGCGTCGCGGTGTACGTGGAACGCATCCTACCCCAATAGATCGAACGTGCGCGCCTCACCGGTGCGTCATGCAACCCGGGTCTCGGCCCCCACCGGTTCGGACGGCGGGCGTTTTCGTGCAGTCCCGCAACCTATCGGGGCCGTAAGTCCAAGTCAACCAACGCCAAAGGGCCCTGCGCCCGGCCGCGCCCGGCGAGGGCCGTCAGGCCAGCTCCACCAGCAGCGCGCCCTTCTCGACCGCCGTGCCGGGCACCGCGTGGATGGCCGCCACCGTGCCGCCGGCCGGGGCGCGCAGCTCGTTCTCCATCTTCATCGCCTCCATGACCACGAGGCCCTGCCCCGCCGCCACCTGGTCGCCCACCTGCACCGCGACCCGGACCACGAGCCCCGGCATCGGCGCCACGAGCGGCGCGGGGCCGGCGGCGGCCGCGGAGGCGGCCGAGAGGTCGCGGATCGTCCGCGTGCGCTCGTCCAGCGCCTCGACGTCGAAGCGGCGGCCGTCGAGCGAGATCGCGTAGCGTCCCCGCGCGTCCCCGCGGCGGGCGACCAGCCGGTAGACGCGGTCGCCGATGGTCAGGAGGCTCACCGGCGTCCCCTCGACGTCGACGAGATGGGCGTGCAGCACCTCGTCGCCGACGCGCACCTCGTCGCCCGAGAGCTCCACGGCGACGCGCTCGCCGTCGATGTCGACCACGTACTTCATGCGGATGGCTCCGGAGGCGGGGAGGCGGGGACGAGCTCGACGAGCGTCTCGACGTGCGCGGTCTGCGGGAACATGTCGAAGGGCTGGACTCGGCGGACGGCCCACGACGGCATGCGCGCGAGGTCGCGCGCGAGCGTCGCGGGGTTGCAGCTGACGTAGAGGAGCGCGCGCGGCGCCGGCCCCGCGCCCTGCAGCGCGGCCTCGAGCGTGGCCGTGACCTGCGCGTCGAGCCCCGCGCGCGGCGGGTTCACGATCACCAGCTCGGCCGGCAGCGCCTCGGGGAGCGCGTCCTCCACGCGCGCGGCGACCGCGCGCGATCCCGCGGGCAGCCGCGACGCGGAGTAGGCCGAGGCCTCGGCATCGAGCTCGATGGCGACGACACGCGCACCTGCCTCGGCGAGCCGCAGCGCGACATCACCCGCGCCCGCGTACGCGTCCACGACGGTGCGCGGCGCGTGCGACTGCGCGGCGGCGACCACGGCGTCGGCGAGCAGCGCGCCGACCTGCGGGTTCACCTGCACGAACGACGCGCCGGGCGCGGCGTCCGAGCGGCGGTCCAGCATCAGGCGGCGGCGCGTCGCGCCCGCGGGCTGCCACCAGAGCGCGGCGATCGCGGGGACCGCGTCGAAGAACCGCTCCGCCGTCGGCCAGCGCTCCCCGCCCTCCAGGGTGAAGGCGACCGACGCGTCGTCGAGCAGGCGCACGGCGCCGCGCAGCTCGCGCGCGTCGCGCGGCAGCAGCTCGGCGGCGTCGATGATCGCGCGCCATGCAGCGACCACGCGCTCGTCGGTGATCGGGCAGTCCTGCAGCGCGAAGACCGCATCCGGATCGTCGAACTCGCGCAGCCCGGCGATCCAGGCACTTCCGCGGCGGCGCATCGCGAGCGTCAGCTTGCGCCGGTAGCGCCACTCGCGCGGGCTCGCGACGACGGGCGGCACCGCGACCTCGCGCCGCGCGATGCGCGACAGCGAGTCCTCGATGATGCGGCGCTTGGCCTCGTGCTGCGCCTCCAGTGCGAGGTGCTGCAGCTGGCACCCGCCGCAGCGATCGCGCTCGTAGTGCGGGCACGGTGGGGCGACGCGCACGGGCGATGGGCTCACGACCGCGTCGAGCACCCCGCGCGCGAAGCGGCCGGCCGACTGCAGTCGCGCCCGCACGACGTCGCCCGGCGCGGTGCGCGGGACGAAGGCGACCATGCCCTCCGCGCGCCCCACGCCGTCGCCGCCCGCCGCGATGGAGTCGATGGTCAGCTCCGTCTCCATGACGGGTGCGCGCGCGACGTCGCCGTCGCGGCGCCGCACGGGGCGCCCGGTGCGGCGGTCGCCCGGACGTCGCGGCCTCACCGCTCCCTCATCGCGGGCGCAGGCCTTCGACTCGCGCGGCCTGACGCCACGCGTCGGCCGATGCCGCGGGAGCGCCGTTCGATGCGGCGGGCGCCGGTGCCGCGCTCGTCACCGCCGGACGACGGCCCGCGCGGTCGCGGTCCGCGACCAGCGCCGCGGCGATCGCCGCGATGCGCCGCTCCTCCGCGCTCGCCGGCGCGCCGACGATCTCGGCCAGGTTCTGCTCCAGCCACTGGATCGAGATGTCGCCGCGCCGGAAGTCGTCGTGCTCCATCACGCGCAGGTGGAAGTCGCGCGACGTCTCCACGCCCTCGACCGTCAGCTCCAGCAGCGCGCGGTGCATGCGCGCGATCGCCAGCTCGCGCGTCCGCGCGTGCACGATGAGCTTCGCCAGCATCGGGTCGTAGAACAGCCCGACCTCGCTGCCCGTCTCGATGCCGCCGTCCCAGCGCACGCCCGGCCCGCTGGGCAGGTGCAGGTACTGGATCCGGCCCGTGCTCGGCAGGAAGCCGTTCGCCGGATCCTCCGACGTGATGCGGCACTCGATCGCCCAGCCGCGCGGCACCAGGTCCTCCTGCGCGAACGGCAGACGCTCGCCCGCGGCGACGCGCAGCTGCCACTGCACCAGGTCGACGCCCATCACCAGCTCGGTGACCGGATGCTCGACCTGGATGCGCGTGTTCATCTCCAGGAAGTAGAAGTTCCCGTCGCGGTCGAGCAGGAACTCGCAGGTGCCCGCGTTCACGTAGCTGGCCGCACGCGCCGCCGCGACGGCCGCCGCGCCCATGCGCGCGCGCAGCTCCGGCGTCACC is part of the Roseisolibacter agri genome and encodes:
- a CDS encoding phosphatidate cytidylyltransferase, coding for MSELAKRVASALVGAPIAIACIWYGDAALATLLAIIAATGAWEFYRMARQAGGAPFARTGIALSAIIPLVVHAHVLRLATPTPTAGVMVVLALLALSIWRRGVTGKPLLAVATTLMGVLYVGVPVAYGYALRYFDWTVGRAAGAAVLLLPVLCTWASDIGAYVAGRTFKGPKLIPAVSPGKTISGAVGGVIASAALAAAYAPYVLRPVAQLGFAPGRALLFGVVISVVAQLGDLVESLLKRDAGVKDSSQLIPGHGGVLDRVDSLLFVLPVSYLLLRALLLPAYGG
- the frr gene encoding ribosome recycling factor: MATIKDILQNSRTAMDKGIESSKREFGSIRASKASPNMLDTVRVEAYGSSMSLNQVATVTAPEPRLLLVTPFDKGQAKAIEKAIRESDLGVEPSNMGGVIRVPLPSLNEQRRKELVKVVHKLAEEGRVTIRHARTEARDKIKKLEGVSEDDKKHAEKDLQKLHDDYIGKIEALLKVKEAEIMEV
- the rplM gene encoding 50S ribosomal protein L13 — its product is MRSTYTATPADIEPRWYVVDAEGMVLGRLASEVAKILRGKHKPIFTPHMDTGDHVIVINASKVRVTGRKAEQKQYFRHTGYMGHERFTPFATMIAKHPERVIEKAVFGMLPKTTLARTQIRRKLRVFPGTEHPHAAQQPTALTFNGEAK
- the rpsI gene encoding 30S ribosomal protein S9, with product MADANLHAIGRRKEAVCRVYLKPGSGKWEINGRALGDYFPRPTLVSSIQLPLSATDNLGKWDVMANLNGGGVTGQAGALRLAIARALVKQDEAHKPKLRELGLLTRDARAVERKKPGRPKARKRFQFSKR
- the rpsB gene encoding 30S ribosomal protein S2; protein product: MSQQQMLEQLLAAGVHFGHQTRRWNPKMRRFIFAERNGIHIIDLQKTLRQLELAQKLVREVVARGEQVLFVCTKRQLASIVKAEAERAGAFHITERWLGGLLTNFSTVKKQIKKLKELEAGSEAGGEFENYTKKEQLMMSRERDKLSKNLSGIKNMGRLPGLMFVVDSKKEHIAVDEARKLGIPVVAIVDTNADPDLITVPIAGNDDAIRSVELIAKAIADTVAEARQAAPQRQEEDEQEATVYSSERGSERAEGGRGGEGDRKRRPRRRRARPEAIAALRKPGAEGEAGAEGAEGADAGDEGADDAAE
- a CDS encoding class I SAM-dependent RNA methyltransferase, with protein sequence MRPRRPGDRRTGRPVRRRDGDVARAPVMETELTIDSIAAGGDGVGRAEGMVAFVPRTAPGDVVRARLQSAGRFARGVLDAVVSPSPVRVAPPCPHYERDRCGGCQLQHLALEAQHEAKRRIIEDSLSRIARREVAVPPVVASPREWRYRRKLTLAMRRRGSAWIAGLREFDDPDAVFALQDCPITDERVVAAWRAIIDAAELLPRDARELRGAVRLLDDASVAFTLEGGERWPTAERFFDAVPAIAALWWQPAGATRRRLMLDRRSDAAPGASFVQVNPQVGALLADAVVAAAQSHAPRTVVDAYAGAGDVALRLAEAGARVVAIELDAEASAYSASRLPAGSRAVAARVEDALPEALPAELVIVNPPRAGLDAQVTATLEAALQGAGPAPRALLYVSCNPATLARDLARMPSWAVRRVQPFDMFPQTAHVETLVELVPASPPPEPSA
- the pyrH gene encoding UMP kinase, with the protein product MSEASTLVEGGQRSDTLRYPRVLLKLSGEALAGDRGFGFDFDRLTFFAQQVEDVVATGAEVGLVIGGGNIVRGAQLSRMGMDRVGADYMGMLGTVINALALQDVLEKRGMDTRVMTAIRMEELAEPYIRRRAVRHLETRRVVIFAAGTGNPYFSTDTAAVLRAIQIKADVIIKATSVDGVYSADPKQDPNARFYETISYRDVMLEELRVMDQTAITLCKENRLPLIVLNINETGAVLRAVRGEKVGTLVS
- a CDS encoding isoprenyl transferase; the protein is MTAARSSVHPESLADELLARLRVHGAIPRHVAIIMDGNGRWARERLLPRPLGHRSGMKAVREVVEGALQAGVEYLSLFAFSQENWQRPATEVGALMSLLEEYIAREVSELREQGVRVRVLGDLSRLTPAAARAVERVVGETAANEKLTLNLFISYGSRAELVRAMRALAEDVAAGVLAPSDIDDAAIAARLYTADCPDPDLLIRTSGELRISNFLLWQIAYTELFMSPVLWPDFGRRELFEAIVAYQSRERRFGRVSA
- the accC gene encoding acetyl-CoA carboxylase biotin carboxylase subunit, whose amino-acid sequence is MFNKVLVANRGEIALRVIRACQELGVRTVAVYSDADARAPHVREADEAVHVGPPPSAQSYLLGDRLIEAARRTGAEAIHPGYGFLSEREWFARAVRDAGLVFVGPPAEAIEAMGSKTAARQLAIRAGTPVVPGTTEPLRDADEAAQIAASFGYPVLLKAAAGGGGKGMRVVRSPDEVAGALAAAQREAKNSFGDDAVYVEKYIEGPRHVEIQVLGDQHGNMLHLGERECSVQRRHQKMIEEAPSVAVTPELRARMGAAAVAAARAASYVNAGTCEFLLDRDGNFYFLEMNTRIQVEHPVTELVMGVDLVQWQLRVAAGERLPFAQEDLVPRGWAIECRITSEDPANGFLPSTGRIQYLHLPSGPGVRWDGGIETGSEVGLFYDPMLAKLIVHARTRELAIARMHRALLELTVEGVETSRDFHLRVMEHDDFRRGDISIQWLEQNLAEIVGAPASAEERRIAAIAAALVADRDRAGRRPAVTSAAPAPAASNGAPAASADAWRQAARVEGLRPR
- a CDS encoding acetyl-CoA carboxylase biotin carboxyl carrier protein subunit, encoding MKYVVDIDGERVAVELSGDEVRVGDEVLHAHLVDVEGTPVSLLTIGDRVYRLVARRGDARGRYAISLDGRRFDVEALDERTRTIRDLSAASAAAAGPAPLVAPMPGLVVRVAVQVGDQVAAGQGLVVMEAMKMENELRAPAGGTVAAIHAVPGTAVEKGALLVELA
- the dxr gene encoding 1-deoxy-D-xylulose-5-phosphate reductoisomerase → MTDGAPRGVAILGSTGSIGTTALRVLERQASRFRVVALTAHRNAALLAEQAARFAPGYVGLVGNGGGSVGAAAGWGCGTDCLVEAATRADADIVLNSVVGAAGLDATLAALSAGKRVALANKETLVVAGELVNATARTGGGELVPVDSEHSAILQCIAGRPQHEVRRLVLTASGGPFRTWSRERLERATLADALQHPTWSMGRKITVDSATLANKALEVIEAHFLFGIPYERIEVVVHPQSVVHSFVEFVDGSVLAQMGVPSMELPVLYALTHPDRVSDTGVPPFDPVELGPLTFERVRGDDFPALGLGMAAGRTGGAAPAVFNAANEQAVALFLDGRIGLLDIPRAIEDALGRLAGAPGGTREALLDADAAARRVVLERHGR
- the tsf gene encoding translation elongation factor Ts, with protein sequence MTATFTAKDVQELRQRTGAGMMDCKKALEENQGNMEAAVDYLRKKGIAKAEKRAGRTASEGAVMIEIAPDATSGVMVEVNSETDFVSRNADFQALARSVAQHALATPGAGDAATLLAAPVASKGGKALDDVMKESAAVMGEALGVRRAVRYDAANGVVGSYVHFNGKIGVLVEVEAANGDKGEELVNLAKTLAEHVAAAAPLGVDKDTVPADVVERERAIFVDQVRQSGKPENMIDKIVTGKVEAYYKDVALLHQMWVREPKTSIASVVADAAKKVGGPITVKRFARFQLGQE